A region from the Sulfurospirillum oryzae genome encodes:
- a CDS encoding NuoB/complex I 20 kDa subunit family protein gives MAQHKINYLQEAGLPVALTTVDKLVQWGRSNSLWPLTYGLACCAIEMMATGASRYDFDRFGTIFRASPRQADVIVIAGTLTKKHAPFMRRLYDQMPDPKWVISMGSCANTGGMFNTYATVQGADRIVPVDIYLPGCAPRPETLQYALMLLQKKIRTEKASRKLAPKRLV, from the coding sequence ATGGCACAGCATAAGATAAATTACCTTCAAGAAGCGGGTCTTCCTGTGGCACTGACCACAGTCGATAAACTGGTTCAATGGGGTAGAAGTAACTCGTTGTGGCCACTGACGTATGGACTTGCTTGTTGTGCGATTGAGATGATGGCAACGGGTGCGAGTCGTTATGATTTTGACCGTTTTGGAACCATTTTTAGAGCGAGCCCTAGACAAGCCGATGTTATCGTCATTGCAGGAACGCTCACTAAAAAACATGCTCCGTTTATGCGTCGTTTGTATGATCAAATGCCTGATCCAAAATGGGTGATTAGCATGGGAAGTTGTGCCAACACTGGCGGTATGTTTAACACCTATGCAACCGTTCAAGGGGCTGATCGCATCGTGCCTGTGGATATTTACTTACCGGGTTGCGCACCACGTCCTGAAACACTTCAATACGCCCTCATGCTTTTGCAAAAGAAAATCCGCACAGAGAAAGCATCACGCAAGCTTGCGCCTAAAAGGTTGGTATGA
- a CDS encoding NADH-quinone oxidoreductase subunit C, whose translation MMRSYNDKKNVQKKAYYSDRFWVAPQIPKEEVESDEIFASDLAILKAKFEIKEAYIQKGQLVVYIDPKDNVSVLQTLRDELSYNFLSEHSAIDWLAKSGEFEIFYQLLSTSKRKRLRVKCFIKEKEVLKSVINVYKSADWAEREMYDMFGVIISGHPYMKRLLMPDDWYDHPLRKTYPLQGDEVAQWYEIDKIFGKEYRDIIGPEERDSARVDVNDTYRFAHINHEVPFGAEPSQEKTITDYQEEGGVFIVKKLKKEDAKIVKERY comes from the coding sequence ATGATGAGAAGTTATAACGATAAAAAAAATGTTCAGAAAAAAGCCTATTACAGCGACCGTTTTTGGGTAGCTCCGCAAATTCCTAAAGAAGAAGTAGAGAGCGATGAAATTTTTGCAAGCGATTTAGCTATTTTAAAAGCAAAGTTTGAGATCAAAGAGGCGTATATTCAAAAAGGGCAATTGGTTGTTTATATAGACCCAAAAGATAATGTGAGTGTCTTACAAACCCTTAGAGATGAACTCTCTTATAACTTTTTAAGCGAGCACAGCGCGATTGATTGGTTAGCCAAAAGTGGTGAATTTGAAATTTTTTACCAACTGCTTTCAACCTCTAAACGTAAACGTCTTCGTGTGAAATGTTTTATTAAAGAAAAAGAAGTGCTTAAAAGCGTCATTAATGTTTATAAAAGTGCCGATTGGGCAGAGCGTGAGATGTACGATATGTTTGGTGTCATCATCAGTGGACATCCGTATATGAAACGTCTTTTGATGCCTGATGATTGGTATGACCATCCGCTTCGTAAAACCTATCCATTGCAGGGTGATGAAGTGGCACAATGGTATGAAATCGATAAGATTTTTGGCAAAGAGTACCGTGACATCATAGGACCAGAAGAGAGAGATAGTGCGCGTGTGGATGTAAACGATACCTATCGTTTTGCGCATATTAACCATGAAGTTCCTTTTGGTGCCGAGCCAAGCCAAGAAAAAACGATCACCGATTACCAAGAAGAGGGTGGTGTGTTTATCGTGAAAAAACTCAAAAAAGAAGATGCTAAAATCGTGAAAGAGAGATATTAA
- a CDS encoding fatty acid--CoA ligase produces MLTYPYQNFYEVMEANAKNDPKKVAIFIDDRKVTYLRLKQNIDTFARFLEFSGIRSGDRVAMIIGNSEEFVVSLFAITKIGAIAVPLNTFLKKEEFEYILNDCEARMLISSAAFANETKNLLDTTKIEKIVWTDKYPHLDERNYSFTEIDASLETHERLAKNPHLDDLACIVYTSGTTGKPKGAMLSYRNFFSNAIAGSISFQITEKDRFIVFLPMFHSFTLSIMVLLPMFTCSSIVIVRSVFPFANVLKQTLLKQVTIFLGVPTLYNALLKAKIPWYFMWFNKVRIFISGSAPLSEQSLNEFNAKFKKATLLEGYGLSECSPAVSVNRLDHQKALSVGLPLPSYEVKIVNEEMMEVKVGEVGEIMVKGDCVMKGYLNHADSTDETIMNGWLLTGDLGKKDEDGFIYIVDRKKDLIISKGINIYPREIEEIIYKYEGVDSVAVIGVRDETKDEDVLAFIQPKEGVELHEMELRQYLKKHLANFKLPKHIYFVEELPKNATGKVLKRVLKEKVQTGGILRKK; encoded by the coding sequence ATGTTAACGTATCCGTATCAGAATTTTTATGAGGTCATGGAGGCGAATGCTAAAAATGACCCTAAAAAGGTAGCTATTTTTATAGATGATCGCAAAGTAACGTATTTAAGGCTCAAGCAAAATATTGATACCTTTGCGCGTTTTCTAGAATTTAGCGGTATTAGAAGCGGAGATCGAGTTGCCATGATCATTGGCAACTCCGAAGAGTTTGTTGTCTCTTTATTTGCGATTACAAAGATTGGAGCAATCGCAGTACCTCTGAATACTTTTTTAAAAAAAGAGGAATTTGAGTACATTTTGAATGATTGTGAAGCGCGTATGTTGATCTCATCGGCTGCGTTTGCCAATGAGACCAAAAATTTACTCGATACAACGAAGATCGAAAAAATCGTTTGGACAGACAAATACCCTCATTTAGATGAGCGAAATTACAGTTTTACTGAAATTGATGCGAGTCTTGAAACACATGAACGTTTAGCAAAAAATCCTCACTTAGATGATCTTGCATGCATTGTTTACACTTCAGGAACAACAGGTAAACCAAAAGGTGCTATGCTTTCTTACCGAAATTTTTTCTCTAATGCTATTGCTGGGTCTATCTCTTTTCAAATCACTGAAAAAGATCGCTTCATTGTTTTTTTACCGATGTTCCACTCTTTTACGCTTTCCATTATGGTACTTCTCCCCATGTTTACGTGTTCAAGCATTGTGATCGTTCGTTCGGTCTTTCCTTTTGCGAATGTGCTTAAACAGACACTGCTTAAACAAGTGACCATATTTTTAGGGGTGCCAACACTTTACAATGCACTCTTAAAAGCGAAGATTCCATGGTATTTTATGTGGTTCAATAAAGTACGTATTTTCATCTCAGGTAGTGCACCGCTTAGTGAGCAATCTTTGAATGAATTTAATGCTAAATTTAAAAAAGCAACGCTTTTAGAAGGCTATGGTCTGAGCGAGTGTTCGCCCGCTGTTTCAGTCAATCGCCTTGATCATCAAAAAGCACTTTCTGTAGGTTTACCACTTCCTAGTTATGAAGTAAAAATTGTCAATGAAGAGATGATGGAAGTTAAAGTGGGCGAAGTGGGTGAAATAATGGTTAAAGGCGACTGTGTGATGAAAGGCTATCTTAATCATGCAGATTCAACCGATGAAACCATTATGAACGGCTGGCTTCTAACAGGAGATTTGGGTAAAAAAGATGAAGATGGTTTTATTTATATTGTCGATCGTAAAAAAGATCTTATTATTTCTAAAGGGATCAATATCTACCCAAGAGAAATTGAAGAGATAATTTACAAATATGAAGGTGTCGATTCTGTAGCGGTTATTGGCGTTAGAGATGAAACGAAAGACGAAGACGTTTTGGCATTTATTCAACCCAAAGAGGGTGTTGAACTCCATGAAATGGAATTACGTCAATATCTTAAGAAACATTTGGCAAATTTCAAGTTACCCAAGCATATTTACTTTGTTGAAGAGCTTCCAAAGAATGCAACAGGCAAAGTCCTCAAACGAGTACTAAAGGAAAAAGTACAGACAGGTGGAATATTACGTAAAAAATAG
- the nuoH gene encoding NADH-quinone oxidoreductase subunit NuoH: protein MFETAVLVETIVKAIIVVAVVAGMAGFATFIERKVLAFMQRRLGPMNVGPYGLLQLAADGIKLFTKEDIVPQNAVKPIFMIAPVIAAVTAFVAMAAVPYFPEFTLFGYVIHPIISDINVALLYVMGVASVGIYGPLLAGMSSSNKWSLLGAARAVVQMLSFEVVSGLSVLAPIMMIGSLSLIDINDYQSGGVTSWLVWKQPLAFILFAMAGFMETNRAPFDTIEFEAEVVAGYATEYSGMRWGLFFIGEYANMITISVLVSIVFMGGYNPVWFIPGSVMMLLKVSFWVFLFLWVRAAWPHIRPDQLMWVCWKVLMPLAVVNILLTGFALI from the coding sequence ATGTTTGAAACAGCCGTTTTGGTTGAAACCATTGTCAAAGCCATTATTGTTGTAGCGGTTGTTGCAGGTATGGCAGGGTTTGCGACATTTATTGAACGAAAAGTGCTCGCTTTTATGCAACGCCGTCTTGGACCTATGAATGTGGGACCTTATGGTTTATTGCAACTCGCAGCCGATGGTATTAAACTCTTTACCAAAGAGGATATTGTGCCTCAAAATGCGGTTAAACCTATCTTTATGATTGCTCCTGTCATTGCCGCTGTAACGGCGTTTGTGGCTATGGCAGCCGTTCCATACTTTCCAGAGTTTACACTTTTTGGTTATGTGATTCATCCGATTATTTCGGACATCAACGTAGCACTTCTGTATGTTATGGGTGTGGCATCGGTGGGTATTTATGGACCGCTCCTTGCGGGTATGAGCAGTAGCAATAAATGGTCGCTTTTAGGTGCAGCGCGTGCTGTGGTCCAGATGCTCTCTTTTGAAGTGGTCAGTGGATTATCTGTTTTAGCGCCCATTATGATGATAGGCTCACTATCCTTGATTGATATTAATGACTATCAAAGTGGTGGCGTGACAAGCTGGCTTGTTTGGAAACAACCTTTAGCATTTATTCTTTTTGCGATGGCAGGATTTATGGAAACTAATCGTGCGCCATTTGATACGATTGAGTTTGAAGCTGAAGTTGTAGCAGGTTATGCAACAGAGTATTCTGGTATGCGATGGGGTCTCTTTTTCATTGGCGAATATGCTAACATGATTACTATTTCTGTTTTGGTTAGTATTGTTTTTATGGGCGGTTATAATCCTGTTTGGTTTATCCCAGGTTCTGTGATGATGTTGCTAAAAGTTTCATTTTGGGTTTTCCTTTTCTTGTGGGTAAGGGCTGCTTGGCCGCATATCAGACCTGATCAATTGATGTGGGTGTGTTGGAAAGTGTTGATGCCTTTAGCGGTCGTTAACATTTTGCTTACCGGCTTTGCGCTGATTTAG
- a CDS encoding ATP-binding protein, with amino-acid sequence MQYLVDFLESKTVQTSQIYEHLKCSIDEAKFLQIMTKEYVLGSVDMGVADVLIKLFGDKKYAHLQQLSLVKDLIEQGWIVQNSFLTSKIMDVSNLELLNSTVTLSSAFLKLLEEGTLEVVLPDVTPYEDHLEYLKDQFFRIELYQKLSQTKHNATENSPSIGRLKNKLELLESRIVERIKVTQNEIVVENIFKENELNPKEQLIFLALLKEEYAGEFESLRDMNTLISLISIDDYEKIKNRSLLEEGSKLIENLIIDYDEMLSTFGGVTRSFFISEEILQKIMHPNKEKKSKKIKLDMLIGEQELFELIDPKTNLDDVILHPKTKEVLDNLLKQIDKNVVKLLREWGIKERRSGIDAKIILYGPPGTGKTMTALSLAKSMKKRVLSFDCSKILSKYVGESEKNVRSIFDTYKELCKKTKSEPLLLLNEADQFLSARSTDSGASADKMHNQMQNIFLEQIERFDGLLIATTNLLETIDPAFSRRFDYKIAFEKPDLKQRIALWKKLLPENATYEEGLNIEKLASYPLTGGQIKVVLKNTALKVATKAKPLFTFEDFKLSIDRETKGAFGDAKSVGFMN; translated from the coding sequence TTGCAGTATTTGGTAGATTTTTTAGAGAGTAAAACGGTTCAAACATCACAAATTTATGAACATCTTAAATGCTCCATCGACGAAGCAAAATTTTTGCAAATAATGACCAAAGAGTATGTTCTAGGCAGTGTTGACATGGGCGTTGCCGATGTTTTAATAAAGCTTTTTGGTGATAAAAAATATGCCCATTTGCAACAACTCTCATTGGTAAAAGATTTGATTGAGCAAGGTTGGATTGTTCAAAACAGTTTTTTAACTTCCAAAATTATGGATGTCTCTAATTTAGAACTTTTAAACAGCACGGTAACGCTCAGTTCTGCTTTTTTGAAACTATTAGAGGAAGGAACTTTGGAGGTTGTGTTACCAGACGTTACGCCTTATGAGGATCATCTTGAATATTTAAAAGATCAATTTTTTCGTATTGAGCTCTATCAAAAATTAAGTCAAACAAAGCATAATGCAACGGAAAATTCACCCAGTATTGGACGCCTTAAAAATAAGCTTGAACTTTTAGAAAGTCGCATTGTTGAGCGTATAAAAGTAACACAAAATGAGATCGTGGTTGAGAATATTTTTAAAGAAAATGAGCTAAATCCTAAAGAGCAACTTATTTTCTTAGCACTTCTAAAAGAGGAGTATGCCGGTGAATTCGAAAGTTTACGTGATATGAATACACTTATAAGCCTCATTAGTATTGATGATTATGAGAAGATTAAAAATCGCTCGCTTTTGGAAGAGGGTTCAAAACTCATTGAAAATCTCATTATTGATTATGATGAGATGCTAAGTACTTTTGGCGGTGTCACTCGAAGCTTTTTTATTAGCGAAGAGATTTTACAAAAGATCATGCATCCCAACAAAGAGAAAAAAAGCAAGAAAATCAAACTTGATATGCTTATTGGTGAGCAAGAACTTTTCGAGTTAATCGATCCTAAGACCAATTTGGATGATGTGATTTTACACCCTAAAACCAAAGAAGTACTTGATAATTTACTGAAACAAATTGATAAAAATGTCGTGAAATTACTGCGAGAGTGGGGCATAAAAGAGCGTCGTAGCGGCATTGATGCAAAAATTATTCTCTATGGACCTCCCGGGACTGGTAAAACAATGACTGCCCTTTCTTTGGCGAAATCCATGAAAAAAAGAGTACTCAGTTTTGATTGTTCTAAAATTCTTTCCAAATATGTGGGCGAGAGTGAAAAAAATGTACGTAGTATTTTTGATACCTATAAAGAGTTATGTAAAAAGACCAAAAGTGAGCCTTTGCTCCTTCTCAATGAAGCCGATCAGTTTTTAAGTGCCCGTTCCACCGATAGTGGTGCCAGTGCCGATAAAATGCACAATCAAATGCAAAATATTTTTTTAGAGCAGATTGAACGTTTTGATGGACTACTTATTGCAACAACGAACCTTTTAGAGACGATAGATCCCGCTTTTTCAAGACGTTTTGACTATAAAATTGCCTTTGAAAAGCCTGATTTGAAACAGCGCATTGCACTTTGGAAAAAACTTTTACCCGAAAATGCTACTTATGAAGAGGGGTTAAATATTGAAAAGTTAGCCTCATATCCACTGACAGGTGGGCAGATCAAAGTAGTGCTTAAAAATACTGCTTTAAAAGTGGCTACGAAAGCAAAACCACTTTTTACTTTTGAGGACTTTAAGCTCTCAATTGATCGCGAAACCAAAGGTGCTTTTGGTGATGCGAAATCCGTTGGATTTATGAATTAA
- a CDS encoding NAD(P)H-quinone oxidoreductase subunit 3, translated as MSHMDFAHPYFGAFFLLVFGAVVFYGITVLARVVSRSMSRLDTEKLKLTIYECGPEVTKQPNKISAHFYLFAVLFILFDVEIIFMFPWAVDFKALGMFGFVEMILFVIILTIGFVYAWKKGALEWHSIR; from the coding sequence TTGTCGCACATGGATTTTGCACATCCTTATTTTGGAGCTTTTTTTCTCCTTGTCTTTGGTGCAGTTGTATTTTACGGTATTACTGTTCTAGCACGTGTTGTGAGCCGCAGTATGTCACGTTTGGATACCGAAAAACTTAAACTAACCATTTATGAGTGTGGACCCGAAGTCACCAAACAGCCCAATAAAATTTCTGCACATTTTTATCTTTTTGCAGTTTTATTTATTTTGTTTGACGTGGAGATTATCTTTATGTTTCCGTGGGCAGTGGACTTTAAAGCTTTAGGAATGTTCGGTTTTGTTGAGATGATTTTATTTGTCATTATTTTAACCATTGGTTTTGTATATGCATGGAAAAAAGGAGCGCTCGAATGGCACAGCATAAGATAA
- a CDS encoding NADH-quinone oxidoreductase subunit G codes for MSDVLITIDGKQCTATEGEYVLGVARRNDIFIPALCYVTNCSPTLACRLCLVDIDGKRAYSCNARAKEGMSVITKTEEIEKERRAIMEIYDINHPLECGVCDQSGECELQNYTLEMGVDSQHHCIADTQRPTKNWGAIHYDSSLCIVCERCVTVCKDMIGESALKTVPRGGAELDKAWKDKTEKDAYAMWNKLQKSIIGVASGAETLDCTQCGECTAVCPVGALVGSDFQYTSNAWELKKIPASNPHSSDCSLIYYDVKHTGIHNTEPKIYRVSSDHNYAPLHAAARYGFDFQNEVTCKDENAFARGVELLKTKVDTIVFDSYITNEEALILQKLKEKFGFKLVNVDAKAYQNFLKNFASTAGSNLYSGDLESIRSSNFVVSFGTAIKTDSPNAGYAMNNAIGMNKGAGLYFHPVADPIVAGYSKNLLSITHKIGAEEAIAYLLLDLFGDKEAMPKSVVEYLATFHSTQKKTIQESVKEEVKEMVKDEESGEEKEVVKTIEKMVDKEIEIDTNALLELIGAEADLVEKITKLLDKKDSFSLIAGEDLYTHPRAENIAKLLGLIERFTAFSLVIIPSRTNTLGVSLICDLDEAKGNFTLGYNVKGDFTLSALGKGDLDMPSLNQQEGTFTSMNKRVVPTNVALPFKGYCLNDIANALGLEAEWTIDYTPYLPSQKGFKAEKFDSLPNRYENDGTENRGYVLASQSVTCNDDIEPIANFTCKEGDVVYRANPVHQFSAFTNKAHQLNEAGALYVSSAFLEAKNLHDGAMVTLENDEGAKLAIAIKEEKMIDGMIAYLPTFDTKIDTSPFFKEGYRFAHVVLKGVEHV; via the coding sequence ATGAGCGATGTTTTAATAACCATAGATGGAAAACAGTGTACCGCGACAGAGGGTGAATATGTTTTAGGCGTTGCGCGCAGAAACGATATTTTTATCCCAGCGCTCTGTTATGTGACGAATTGCTCACCAACGTTAGCGTGTCGTTTGTGTTTGGTGGATATTGACGGTAAAAGGGCTTACAGTTGTAATGCGCGTGCCAAAGAGGGTATGAGCGTTATCACTAAAACTGAAGAGATCGAAAAAGAGCGCAGAGCAATTATGGAGATCTACGACATTAACCATCCTTTAGAGTGTGGTGTGTGTGACCAAAGTGGGGAGTGTGAACTGCAAAACTATACCCTTGAGATGGGTGTAGACAGCCAACATCACTGCATCGCAGATACACAGCGTCCAACTAAAAATTGGGGTGCGATTCATTATGATTCCTCTTTGTGTATCGTCTGTGAGCGTTGTGTCACCGTCTGTAAAGATATGATTGGTGAATCAGCACTCAAAACCGTACCTCGCGGTGGTGCAGAGCTTGATAAGGCATGGAAAGATAAAACCGAAAAAGATGCTTACGCGATGTGGAACAAACTTCAAAAGTCCATCATCGGTGTGGCAAGTGGCGCTGAAACTTTAGATTGTACGCAGTGTGGCGAGTGTACAGCCGTTTGTCCTGTCGGCGCACTCGTAGGCTCAGACTTTCAATACACTTCCAATGCGTGGGAACTTAAAAAAATCCCAGCATCAAACCCACACAGCAGTGATTGTTCACTCATCTATTATGATGTCAAGCATACGGGCATTCATAATACAGAGCCTAAAATCTACCGTGTCAGTAGCGATCATAACTACGCACCGCTTCATGCAGCAGCACGCTATGGCTTTGACTTCCAAAACGAAGTTACATGTAAAGATGAAAATGCCTTTGCACGAGGGGTTGAACTGCTTAAAACCAAAGTTGATACCATCGTTTTTGATAGTTACATTACCAATGAAGAAGCGTTGATTTTACAAAAGCTCAAAGAGAAGTTTGGCTTTAAGTTGGTCAATGTTGATGCCAAAGCGTACCAAAACTTCCTCAAAAATTTTGCAAGTACAGCAGGCTCAAACCTTTACAGTGGCGACCTAGAGAGCATTCGCTCAAGTAATTTTGTGGTTAGTTTTGGTACTGCCATTAAAACCGATAGCCCAAATGCGGGTTATGCGATGAACAATGCGATTGGCATGAACAAAGGTGCTGGGCTTTATTTCCACCCTGTGGCTGATCCTATCGTTGCGGGTTATTCTAAAAACTTACTCAGTATCACCCATAAAATTGGCGCGGAAGAAGCGATTGCGTATCTTCTTCTTGATCTTTTTGGGGATAAAGAAGCGATGCCAAAAAGTGTTGTAGAGTATTTGGCGACTTTCCACAGCACCCAGAAAAAAACCATCCAAGAGAGCGTCAAAGAAGAAGTTAAAGAGATGGTCAAAGACGAAGAGAGTGGTGAAGAGAAAGAGGTTGTTAAAACGATTGAAAAAATGGTGGATAAAGAGATTGAAATCGACACCAACGCGCTGCTTGAACTTATTGGTGCAGAAGCGGATTTGGTCGAGAAAATCACCAAACTTTTGGATAAAAAAGATAGCTTTAGTTTAATTGCGGGTGAAGATCTTTACACGCATCCAAGAGCTGAAAATATCGCGAAACTTTTAGGCTTGATTGAACGATTTACAGCATTTAGCTTAGTAATCATCCCATCACGCACCAATACGCTAGGCGTTTCACTCATCTGTGATTTGGACGAGGCAAAAGGTAATTTCACGCTAGGCTATAACGTCAAAGGTGACTTCACCTTAAGCGCTCTTGGTAAAGGTGATCTTGATATGCCTTCTCTTAATCAACAAGAGGGGACGTTTACGTCGATGAACAAACGTGTGGTTCCAACCAATGTTGCACTTCCTTTTAAAGGTTATTGCCTCAATGACATCGCCAATGCGCTTGGACTAGAAGCGGAGTGGACGATTGATTATACGCCTTATTTACCGAGTCAAAAAGGCTTTAAAGCAGAAAAATTTGATAGCTTACCGAATCGTTATGAAAACGATGGCACTGAAAATCGTGGCTATGTGCTTGCTTCTCAAAGTGTTACATGTAACGATGACATTGAACCAATTGCAAACTTTACATGTAAAGAGGGTGATGTGGTTTACAGGGCTAATCCAGTGCATCAGTTTAGTGCCTTTACAAACAAAGCACATCAGCTAAATGAAGCGGGGGCACTTTATGTTTCATCTGCTTTCTTAGAAGCTAAAAATCTTCATGATGGTGCAATGGTGACATTGGAAAATGATGAAGGTGCAAAATTGGCGATTGCGATTAAAGAAGAAAAAATGATCGACGGAATGATCGCTTATCTTCCGACGTTTGATACAAAAATTGACACATCTCCATTTTTTAAAGAGGGGTATCGATTTGCTCACGTAGTGCTTAAAGGAGTTGAACATGTTTGA
- the nuoD gene encoding NADH dehydrogenase (quinone) subunit D: MQKVNRLKPFFENIAFEREDNHMIVNFGPQHPSAHGQLRLILELDGEKVSKATPDIGYLHRGMEKMAENMIYNEFLPTTDRMDYIAASANNYGFALAVETLIGLEVPRRAKVIRMMLLELNRISSHLFWLATHALDVGAMTIFLYAFREREYTLDLIEDYCGARLTHSSVRIGGVPLDLPKGWIEGLNKFINHLPIDIADYEGLLDQNRIWKMRLEDVGVITPEQAQSWGCSGPMLRGSGIAWDIRKEEPYELYDEVEFDVPVSTTCDSYGRYKLHMEEMRQSVRILKQLIPMYEKTTPEIMAHAPRYISAPKEQIMTQNYSLMQHFVLVTQGMRPPVGEVYVATESPKGELGFYINSQGDPYPYRLKLRAPSFFHTAFLQELLVGEYLADVVAIIGNANIVFGEIDR; encoded by the coding sequence ATGCAAAAAGTCAATCGTCTAAAACCTTTTTTTGAGAATATTGCTTTTGAGCGTGAAGATAACCATATGATTGTTAACTTTGGACCTCAACACCCTAGTGCGCATGGTCAACTTCGTTTGATTTTAGAACTCGATGGCGAGAAGGTGAGTAAAGCAACGCCTGATATTGGCTATTTGCATCGTGGTATGGAAAAAATGGCAGAGAACATGATCTACAATGAGTTCTTGCCAACCACCGATAGAATGGATTACATCGCTGCAAGTGCAAACAACTACGGTTTTGCTTTAGCGGTAGAGACACTCATAGGTCTTGAAGTTCCAAGACGCGCTAAAGTCATTCGTATGATGCTTTTAGAACTCAACCGTATCTCTTCTCACCTTTTTTGGCTTGCGACGCACGCGCTTGATGTGGGTGCGATGACCATTTTCCTTTATGCTTTTAGGGAGAGAGAATATACGCTTGATTTGATTGAAGATTACTGTGGCGCGCGCTTAACACACTCCTCAGTGAGGATTGGTGGCGTGCCTCTTGATTTGCCTAAAGGCTGGATCGAAGGGCTCAATAAATTTATCAATCATTTGCCGATTGACATCGCGGATTATGAGGGTTTGTTAGACCAAAACCGTATTTGGAAAATGCGTTTGGAAGATGTAGGTGTGATTACTCCTGAGCAGGCGCAAAGCTGGGGCTGTAGTGGTCCGATGCTAAGAGGCAGCGGCATTGCGTGGGATATTCGCAAAGAAGAGCCGTATGAACTCTACGATGAAGTTGAGTTTGATGTTCCTGTTAGTACGACCTGCGATAGCTATGGAAGGTATAAATTGCACATGGAAGAGATGCGACAAAGTGTTCGCATTCTCAAGCAACTGATTCCAATGTATGAAAAGACAACGCCTGAAATTATGGCGCATGCTCCACGTTATATCTCCGCTCCAAAAGAGCAGATTATGACACAAAACTACTCTTTGATGCAGCATTTTGTACTGGTGACACAAGGAATGCGCCCACCCGTGGGTGAAGTGTACGTTGCGACCGAATCGCCTAAGGGAGAGCTTGGTTTTTACATCAATTCACAGGGTGATCCGTACCCTTATAGACTAAAACTTCGAGCACCAAGTTTCTTTCACACCGCTTTCTTGCAAGAGCTGTTAGTGGGTGAATATCTTGCCGACGTTGTTGCAATCATTGGTAACGCAAACATCGTCTTTGGCGAAATTGACAGATAG
- a CDS encoding NADH-ubiquinone oxidoreductase subunit E family protein — MQRYDLRHLSDDFYGRMLEIIDETALGEVSIFMFEIGDFSPVQKSADVIKEAGWTLMNSLKFNETDWTIVVKKVKSEVA; from the coding sequence ATGCAACGATATGATTTACGACATTTAAGCGATGATTTTTACGGACGTATGCTTGAGATTATTGATGAAACAGCTTTGGGTGAAGTTTCCATCTTTATGTTTGAGATAGGTGATTTTTCTCCTGTTCAAAAAAGTGCGGATGTGATTAAAGAGGCAGGTTGGACGTTAATGAACTCTTTGAAGTTCAATGAGACCGACTGGACGATTGTCGTTAAAAAAGTGAAAAGTGAAGTAGCGTAA